One window from the genome of Musa acuminata AAA Group cultivar baxijiao chromosome BXJ1-4, Cavendish_Baxijiao_AAA, whole genome shotgun sequence encodes:
- the LOC135666131 gene encoding G-type lectin S-receptor-like serine/threonine-protein kinase At2g19130: MVFVARHLAMDTNIFSLPVLLSLLFFSQPIHRSSASDTISIGQSLSGSQTMIAKEGNFELGFFTPGNSGNYYVGIWYKKLPGQTVVWVANRGNPVSNASDAELRLSDDGNLVVLNSFKVPIWSSNSTISTSNASVAVLLDTGNLVLKDGSNSSTLLWQSFDHPTDTWMPGGWLGVNKITGEYQSITSWENPENPAPGPFAQSMDPDGSNQYVILWNGSEIYWSSGLWNGQYFTGVPGTKESTAFNFTFVDNRDRKFATYTIADSAFITRYVIDSAGQGRQWYWLNTTQEWQTVFTQPLAHCDVYSLCGPFGICNQKSSQLCQCLVGFVPTSIHEWQLNDWNSGCKRRTGLQCGNRTSGNGEKDGFLFMPNVGLPPNPRRLTAGSDKECKAACLSNCSCTAYSFQNGCSIWSGALRSIRQLDDGDNEGGDPLYIRLATTDLPSSSGSSHKLTTGIVIGIAAAGVVISFVAVFVLIWACRRRKMTQTSEQADASLIPFPYSDLQRATKNFSEKLGGGGFGAVYKGTLPDSAVVAVKKLEGLRQGEKQFRAEVSTLGAVQHVNLVRLRGFCCDRDERLLVYEYMPGGSLDSYLSGDNTAVLGWKQRYQLLLGIARGLAYLHESCRERIIHCDVKPDNILLDANFCPKVADFGMAKLMGRDFSRVLTTMRGTVGYLAPEWLSGLPITPKVDVYSFGMMVLELVSGKRNSLHSGGDDGAAFYPYWAAKQITEENTLSLLDSRLEETPPDEEELTRVCRVACWCIQDAESQRPTMGQVVQILEGSLEVNKPPMPLGLKILMEEEGKIAYQLPSTDPSASVATDTSEDSVPLQGR, encoded by the coding sequence ATGGTTTTCGTCGCACGTCACTTGGCTATGGACACCAACATCTTCTCTCTTCCggtccttctttcccttctcttcttctctcaaCCTATCCATCGCTCTTCGGCAAGCGATACCATTTCTATCGGTCAATCTCTCTCTGGAAGCCAGACGATGATCGCCAAGGAAGGCAACTTTGAGCTGGGCTTCTTCACTCCAGGTAACTCCGGCAACTACTATGTAGGCATATGGTACAAGAAACTCCCGGGGCAGACTGTTGTTTGGGTGGCAAACAGAGGCAACCCCGTCTCCAACGCCTCCGATGCAGAGTTGCGTCTCTCCGATGATGGCAATTTAGTCGTCCTCAACAGCTTCAAAGTCCCCATCTGGTCTTCCAACTCCACCATATCAACCTCGAACGCCAGCGTGGCGGTCCTTCTCGACACCGGAAATCTTGTGCTGAAAGATGGGTCGAACTCGTCCACTCTACTCTGGCAGAGCTTCGATCATCCCACCGACACATGGATGCCGGGAGGATGGCTTGGAGTGAACAAGATCACAGGGGAGTACCAGAGCATCACCTCGTGGGAGAACCCGGAGAACCCTGCGCCCGGGCCTTTCGCTCAGAGCATGGACCCCGACGGCTCCAACCAGTATGTTATCCTGTGGAATGGATCTGAAATCTATTGGAGTAGCGGGCTCTGGAATGGCCAGTACTTCACCGGAGTCCCTGGAACCAAAGAAAGCACTGCGTTCAACTTCACCTTCGTCGACAACCGTGACCGGAAGTTCGCTACGTACACGATCGCCGATAGTGCTTTCATAACTCGCTACGTGATCGACTCAGCCGGACAGGGCAGGCAGTGGTACTGGCTCAACACGACCCAGGAATGGCAGACAGTCTTCACGCAACCATTAGCTCACTGCGATGTCTATTCTCTCTGCGGGCCCTTTGGCATCTGCAACCAGAAGAGCTCCCAACTCTGCCAGTGTCTGGTTGGATTTGTGCCGACTTCGATCCATGAGTGGCAGCTGAATGACTGGAACTCAGGATGTAAAAGAAGAACTGGATTACAGTGCGGGAATCGAACCTCCGGCAACGGAGAGAAAGATGGATTTCTGTTTATGCCCAACGTGGGATTGCCTCCCAACCCAAGGAGATTGACGGCTGGAAGTGATAAAGAATGCAAAGCAGCTTGCTTGAGCAATTGCTCGTGCACGGCATACTCCTTCCAAAATGGATGCTCGATTTGGAGCGGGGCTCTTCGGAGCATTCGGCAGCTTGATGATGGTGACAACGAGGGTGGTGATCCTCTTTACATCCGCCTTGCCACCACCGATCTCCCCAGTTCGAGCGGTAGTTCTCATAAGCTGACTACAGGAATCGTTATAGGAATAGCTGCTGCAGGAGTCGTCATCTCTTTTGTCGCCGTCTTCGTCCTAATTTGGGCTTGTCGAAGAAGGAAAATGACCCAAACGTCAGAGCAAGCAGATGCTTCTTTGATCCCATTTCCATACAGCGATTTGCAGCGTGCCACCAAGAACTTCTCTGAGAAGCTGGGAGGTGGAGGCTTTGGCGCTGTCTACAAAGGCACTCTGCCAGACTCGGCCGTGGTAGCCGTGAAGAAGCTCGAAGGGCTCAGGCAGGGCGAGAAGCAATTCCGAGCAGAAGTGAGCACACTGGGTGCGGTTCAGCACGTCAATCTTGTTCGTCTTCGTGGCTTCTGCTGCGACAGAGACGAAAGGCTTCTggtctacgagtacatgcccGGCGGTTCTTTGGACTCGTATCTCTCGGGAGACAACACTGCAGTTCTAGGCTGGAAGCAGAGGTACCAACTACTTCTCGGGATCGCAAGGGGATTGGCCTACCTCCATGAGAGCTGCAGGGAGCGCATCATCCACTGTGACGTGAAGCCGGACAACATACTTCTCGACGCAAACTTCTGCCCCAAAGTAGCAGACTTCGGCATGGCGAAGCTAATGGGGCGCGACTTCAGTCGGGTGCTGACCACCATGCGCGGAACCGTCGGCTACCTCGCGCCGGAGTGGCTCTCAGGCCTACCCATCACCCCCAAGGTTGACGTTTACAGCTTCGGTATGATGGTCCTCGAACTGGTGTCGGGAAAGCGGAACTCGTTGCACTCTGGTGGGGATGACGGCGCAGCATTCTATCCTTACTGGGCCGCGAAGCAGATCACGGAGGAGAACACACTGAGCTTGCTGGACTCCAGACTGGAAGAAACTCCTCCTGATGAGGAAGAGCTAACCAGAGTGTGTAGAGTCGCCTGCTGGTGCATTCAAGACGCGGAGTCGCAGAGGCCTACGATGGGGCAGGTTGTGCAGATTCTGGAGGGAAGCTTGGAGGTAAACAAGCCGCCGATGCCGCTGGGACTGAAGATTCTAATGGAAGAGGAGGGCAAGATCGCGTACCAGTTGCCGTCCACCGACCCATCGGCCTCCGTAGCCACCGATACGTCCGAGGATTCCGTACCCCTCCAAGGAAGATGA